The Kitasatospora paranensis genome has a window encoding:
- a CDS encoding GMC family oxidoreductase → MTGPSSGFTLQAGLVRPSSRGSVRLTGADPEDELLIDPAVLRTAADVDRLVAAVELCRELGNAPVLRSEWGAHELYPGPEAAADAAQLRAYVRRSVSSYHHQVGTCRMGVDADAVVDPRLRVYGVRGLRVADASVFPAVTTGNTHAPALMVGEQAAAFIAADHGASWSGAA, encoded by the coding sequence ATGACGGGGCCGTCCAGCGGCTTCACCCTCCAGGCCGGGCTGGTGCGGCCGTCCTCGCGCGGATCCGTCCGGCTGACGGGTGCCGACCCGGAGGACGAACTCCTCATCGACCCGGCGGTGCTGCGCACCGCCGCCGACGTCGACCGGCTGGTCGCCGCGGTCGAGCTCTGCCGCGAACTCGGCAACGCCCCCGTCCTGCGCTCGGAGTGGGGAGCGCACGAGCTCTACCCGGGGCCGGAGGCGGCGGCGGACGCCGCGCAGCTGCGCGCGTACGTGCGGCGCAGCGTCTCCAGCTACCACCACCAGGTCGGTACCTGCCGGATGGGGGTGGACGCGGACGCCGTGGTGGACCCGCGGCTGCGGGTGTACGGCGTCCGCGGGCTGCGGGTCGCCGACGCCTCGGTGTTCCCCGCGGTGACGACCGGCAACACGCACGCCCCCGCGCTGATGGTCGGGGAGCAGGCGGCGGCGTTCATCGCCGCCGACCACGGGGCCTCCTGGTCCGGCGCCGCCTGA
- a CDS encoding LLM class F420-dependent oxidoreductase — translation MITSPAIGLFGANLGPLAEPAAAARTARRAEALGYESLWAADHVVLPRPRTPESPLEPDQPLLEPVVALTHLAARTERIRLGTGVVVLPQRNPLVLAKQLASLDVLSGGRLLFGTAVGYLEPELRVLGVPPSERGARTDEYLRALRSLWEDEQPACHGAFVDFAGVDARPRPVQRPLPVIVGGHSPAAHRRAVRYGDGWFGFRLTERQTADHLRGLAKAAEEEGRTGPPLQITVAPAGPLDPARVRAYRDLGVDRLVVVPPYDPPLAVLADFVERNAPERLGVDPR, via the coding sequence GTGATCACCTCTCCCGCGATCGGCCTGTTCGGGGCCAACCTGGGCCCGCTCGCCGAGCCCGCCGCCGCCGCCCGGACGGCCCGCCGGGCGGAGGCCCTCGGCTACGAATCGCTGTGGGCCGCCGACCACGTCGTGCTGCCGCGCCCGCGCACGCCCGAGTCCCCGCTGGAGCCGGATCAGCCGCTGCTGGAGCCGGTCGTGGCGCTGACCCACCTCGCGGCCCGTACCGAACGCATCCGGCTGGGCACCGGTGTCGTCGTGCTGCCGCAGCGCAATCCGCTCGTCCTCGCCAAGCAGCTCGCCTCGCTCGACGTGCTCAGCGGCGGCCGGCTGCTCTTCGGCACGGCCGTCGGCTACCTCGAACCTGAGCTGCGGGTGCTCGGCGTGCCGCCGTCCGAGCGCGGCGCCCGCACCGACGAGTACCTGCGGGCGCTCCGCTCGCTCTGGGAGGACGAGCAGCCGGCCTGCCACGGTGCGTTCGTGGACTTCGCGGGGGTGGACGCCCGGCCCCGGCCCGTCCAGCGGCCCCTCCCGGTGATCGTCGGCGGCCACAGCCCGGCCGCCCACCGGCGCGCCGTCCGGTACGGCGACGGCTGGTTCGGGTTCCGGCTGACGGAGCGGCAGACCGCCGACCACCTGCGCGGGCTGGCGAAGGCCGCCGAGGAGGAGGGGCGCACGGGACCGCCGCTGCAGATCACCGTGGCCCCGGCCGGGCCGCTCGACCCGGCGCGGGTGCGGGCGTACCGCGACCTCGGCGTCGACCGCCTGGTCGTGGTGCCGCCCTACGACCCGCCGCTCGCCGTCCTGGCGGACTTCGTCGAACGCAACGCCCCGGAACGGCTCGGCGTCGACCCGCGCTGA
- a CDS encoding proline iminopeptidase-family hydrolase codes for MESGHAQRTAAGEGVLHGRHGRTWYRVVGRSSGGRLPVVLCHGGPGLTHDYLLPLAALARTGRACVLYDQYGSGRSDHRPDAPREFWTPELFVEELAELVDHLGIADGFHLLGHSWGGLLAVESALTGPPGLRSLVLADAFASSATYIAEVGRLLGELPSPAREILERHRAGLPVDADDHRAAATAFNRRHVLRAGPPPAGLLRTMAALAADPTVYHAMMGESEFSMTGTLRSWDATARLGRIRVPALVAAGRHDQVTPRAVDELHRGLPRARRIEFADSGHLPHLEEPEAFRAAVEVFLAEVEGTPTG; via the coding sequence GTGGAGTCGGGGCACGCGCAGCGGACGGCGGCGGGGGAGGGCGTGCTGCACGGCCGCCACGGGCGGACGTGGTACCGCGTGGTCGGCCGGTCGAGCGGCGGGCGGCTCCCGGTGGTGCTGTGCCACGGCGGGCCCGGCCTCACCCATGACTACCTGCTGCCGCTCGCCGCACTGGCCCGCACCGGCCGGGCCTGCGTCCTCTACGACCAGTACGGCAGCGGCAGGTCCGACCACCGGCCGGACGCACCCCGGGAGTTCTGGACACCGGAGCTGTTCGTCGAGGAACTGGCCGAGCTGGTCGACCACCTCGGCATCGCGGACGGCTTCCACCTGCTCGGCCACTCCTGGGGAGGCCTGCTGGCCGTGGAGTCCGCGCTGACCGGGCCGCCCGGCCTGCGGTCCCTGGTGCTGGCCGACGCGTTCGCCTCGTCCGCCACCTACATCGCCGAGGTCGGCCGCCTGCTGGGTGAACTGCCTTCGCCGGCCCGGGAGATCCTCGAACGCCACCGGGCGGGCCTGCCCGTCGACGCGGACGACCACCGGGCGGCGGCGACGGCCTTCAACCGGCGCCACGTCCTGCGCGCCGGGCCGCCGCCGGCGGGGCTGCTGCGCACCATGGCCGCACTCGCCGCGGACCCGACGGTCTACCACGCGATGATGGGGGAGAGCGAGTTCAGCATGACCGGCACGCTGCGCAGCTGGGACGCCACGGCCCGGCTCGGCCGGATCCGCGTCCCCGCGCTGGTCGCCGCGGGACGCCACGACCAGGTCACGCCGCGGGCCGTGGACGAGCTCCACCGCGGGCTGCCGCGGGCCCGCCGGATCGAGTTCGCCGACTCCGGCCACCTGCCGCACCTGGAGGAGCCCGAGGCCTTCCGCGCGGCCGTCGAGGTGTTCCTCGCCGAGGTCGAGGGAACACCGACGGGGTGA
- a CDS encoding methyltransferase produces MHEVRPPEPEEIGAAVRQVLGDCLGYLYPAALRVAVRLGVADLLLDGPKDAARLAEEAGADAASLHRVLRFLATRGVFREDAAGAFHLTAASHVLRTDVPYSVRSTALLLTDRMYWDATGRLEDTVRRGRTVFDEIFGAPLFGHLDRDPEAAETFDRGIADLSVIEQGGIADSYPFPATGTVVDVGGGPGGFLRTVLAGNPGLRGVLYEQASVLAKHQLDDPAVAGRWETAEGDFFRSAPTGGDLYVLKRVLHDWDDAHCLDILRACRRAMTADSRLLIVDAVVPAGNDPHPAKLYDIAMMTIFDGKERTEREFEVLLAGAGLRLLRTLPTPGTVSIVEAGLA; encoded by the coding sequence GTGCACGAGGTCAGGCCCCCTGAGCCCGAGGAGATCGGGGCTGCCGTCCGGCAGGTCCTCGGCGACTGCCTGGGCTATCTCTATCCGGCGGCCCTGCGGGTGGCCGTCCGCCTCGGCGTGGCGGACCTGCTGCTGGACGGCCCGAAGGACGCCGCCCGGCTGGCCGAGGAGGCCGGGGCGGACGCCGCGTCCCTGCACCGGGTGCTGCGGTTCCTCGCCACCCGTGGTGTCTTCCGCGAGGACGCGGCGGGCGCCTTCCACCTCACGGCGGCCTCGCACGTGCTGCGCACCGACGTGCCGTACTCCGTGCGGAGCACGGCACTGCTGCTGACCGACCGGATGTACTGGGACGCGACGGGGCGGCTGGAGGACACCGTGCGGCGCGGCCGCACCGTCTTCGACGAGATCTTCGGCGCGCCGCTGTTCGGCCATCTGGACCGCGATCCGGAGGCGGCGGAGACGTTCGACCGCGGGATCGCCGACCTGTCGGTGATCGAGCAGGGCGGGATCGCCGACAGCTACCCGTTCCCGGCGACCGGCACCGTGGTGGACGTCGGCGGCGGGCCGGGCGGCTTCCTGCGGACGGTGCTCGCCGGGAACCCCGGGCTGCGCGGTGTGCTGTACGAGCAGGCGTCCGTGCTGGCCAAGCACCAGCTCGACGACCCGGCGGTGGCCGGCCGGTGGGAGACCGCCGAGGGCGACTTCTTCCGCAGCGCGCCCACCGGCGGCGACCTGTACGTCCTGAAGCGGGTGCTGCACGACTGGGACGACGCGCACTGCCTGGACATCCTGCGCGCCTGCCGCCGGGCGATGACGGCCGACTCGCGGCTGCTGATCGTCGACGCGGTGGTGCCGGCGGGCAACGACCCGCATCCGGCCAAGCTGTACGACATCGCGATGATGACGATCTTCGACGGCAAGGAGCGCACGGAGCGGGAGTTCGAGGTGCTGCTGGCCGGGGCGGGGCTGCGGCTGCTGCGGACCCTGCCGACGCCGGGCACCGTGTCGATCGTCGAGGCGGGCCTCGCGTGA